Proteins from a single region of Cupriavidus sp. MP-37:
- a CDS encoding 2OG-Fe(II) oxygenase, which produces MATRVDGIDWAAVARQLDDYGCASIRGLLSADECNALAAGYGNDALYRARIEMRRHGFGQGEYKYFRYPLPGLVAGLRTALYPHLVPVANRWNAAMGIDVSYPAAHRDFIARCHHAGQSRPTPLLLRYGAGDYNCLHQDLYGEHVFPLQVAILLSEPGRDFTGGEFVLTEQRPRMQSRAEVVALRQGDAVVFAVSQRPVQGSRGSYRVNLRHGVSRLHAGQRYTLGIIFHDAT; this is translated from the coding sequence ATGGCGACCCGGGTCGACGGCATCGACTGGGCCGCGGTCGCGCGCCAGCTCGATGACTATGGCTGCGCTTCCATCCGCGGCCTGCTGTCGGCCGACGAATGCAACGCGCTGGCGGCCGGCTATGGCAACGACGCGCTGTACCGCGCGCGCATCGAGATGCGCCGGCACGGCTTCGGCCAGGGCGAATACAAGTACTTCCGCTATCCCCTGCCCGGCCTGGTCGCCGGACTGCGCACGGCGCTCTACCCGCACCTGGTGCCGGTAGCCAACCGCTGGAATGCCGCCATGGGCATCGACGTCAGTTACCCTGCCGCGCACCGGGACTTCATTGCGCGCTGCCACCACGCCGGCCAGTCGCGGCCGACGCCCCTGCTGCTGCGCTACGGCGCGGGCGACTACAACTGCCTGCACCAGGACCTGTACGGCGAGCATGTGTTCCCGCTGCAGGTTGCGATCCTGCTCTCCGAACCCGGCCGCGACTTCACCGGCGGCGAGTTCGTGCTGACCGAGCAGCGCCCGCGCATGCAGTCGCGGGCCGAGGTGGTGGCGCTGCGCCAGGGCGATGCCGTGGTGTTCGCGGTCAGCCAGCGGCCCGTGCAGGGCAGCCGCGGCAGCTATCGCGTCAACCTGCGGCATGGCGTCAGCCGGCTGCATGCCGGACAGCGCTACACGCTCGGCATCATCTTCCACGACGCTACGTGA
- a CDS encoding nuclear transport factor 2 family protein, which translates to MSTPVETRPPLPPFTRDTAIAKVRAAEDGWNSRDPERVALAYTVDSAWRNRAEFVNGRADIVAFLQRKWQKELDYRLIKELWVHEENRIAVRFAYEWHDDSGNWYRSYGNENWEFDEAGLMRKRFACINDAPIRLADRKFHWPLGRRPDGHPGLSELGL; encoded by the coding sequence ATGTCCACACCCGTTGAAACCCGCCCGCCATTGCCTCCATTTACCCGCGACACCGCTATCGCCAAGGTCCGCGCCGCCGAGGACGGCTGGAACAGCCGCGATCCGGAACGCGTGGCACTGGCCTATACCGTCGACAGCGCGTGGCGCAACCGCGCCGAGTTCGTCAACGGCCGCGCCGATATCGTCGCGTTCCTGCAGCGCAAATGGCAGAAGGAACTGGATTACCGGCTGATCAAGGAGTTATGGGTGCACGAGGAGAACCGCATCGCCGTACGCTTTGCCTATGAATGGCACGACGATTCCGGTAACTGGTACCGGTCATACGGCAACGAGAACTGGGAATTCGATGAGGCGGGGTTGATGCGCAAGCGCTTTGCGTGCATCAACGATGCGCCGATCCGGTTGGCGGACCGCAAGTTCCACTGGCCGCTGGGCCGGCGCCCGGATGGGCATCCGGGCTTGAGCGAGCTGGGGTTGTGA
- the ada gene encoding bifunctional DNA-binding transcriptional regulator/O6-methylguanine-DNA methyltransferase Ada, producing the protein MTRSTRRPAQAAEATLVEQDPRWARVLARDPGADRDFVYAVRTTGVYCLPSSPSRLPHPANVEFFDNAAAAEAAGYRPSRRAAPPALAARHAVLVAEACRRIEAADAVPTLAALASAAGISPYHFHRLFKTATGLTPRAYGAAHRARKLRAQLGASDSVTEAIYDAGFGSNSRFYETSDAVLGMTPSRYRAGGADMDIRFAIGQCSLGAILVAQSERGVCAILLGDDPQALLQDLQDRFPRANLIGGDARFEQLVAQVVGLIEAPSIGLALPLDVRGTAFQQRVWQALREIPAGSTASYAEIAARIGAPRAVRAVAQACAANHLAVAIPCHRVVRSDGDLSGYRWGVARKRELLEREAQG; encoded by the coding sequence ATGACCCGATCCACCCGCCGTCCCGCACAAGCAGCCGAAGCCACCCTGGTCGAACAGGATCCGCGCTGGGCCCGCGTGCTGGCGCGCGATCCGGGCGCCGACCGCGACTTCGTCTATGCGGTCAGGACCACCGGCGTGTATTGCCTGCCGAGCAGCCCGTCGCGCCTGCCGCATCCGGCCAATGTCGAGTTCTTCGACAACGCCGCCGCGGCCGAGGCCGCCGGCTACCGTCCCAGCCGCCGTGCCGCACCGCCCGCGCTGGCGGCGCGGCACGCGGTGCTGGTGGCCGAGGCCTGCCGCCGCATCGAAGCCGCCGACGCCGTGCCCACGCTGGCGGCACTGGCCAGCGCCGCGGGCATCAGCCCCTACCACTTCCACCGCCTGTTCAAGACCGCCACCGGCCTGACCCCGCGCGCGTACGGCGCCGCGCACCGCGCCAGGAAACTGCGCGCGCAGCTGGGCGCCAGCGACTCCGTGACCGAGGCCATCTACGATGCCGGGTTCGGCTCCAACAGCCGCTTCTACGAGACCTCCGACGCCGTGCTGGGCATGACCCCGTCGCGCTACCGCGCGGGCGGCGCCGACATGGATATCCGCTTTGCCATCGGCCAATGCTCGCTCGGTGCGATCCTGGTGGCGCAGAGCGAGCGCGGCGTCTGCGCGATACTGCTCGGCGACGATCCGCAAGCGCTGCTGCAAGACCTGCAGGACCGCTTCCCGCGCGCCAACCTGATCGGCGGCGACGCGCGGTTCGAGCAGCTCGTCGCCCAGGTGGTCGGCCTGATCGAAGCGCCCTCGATCGGCCTGGCGCTGCCGCTGGACGTGCGCGGCACCGCGTTCCAGCAGCGCGTATGGCAAGCGCTGCGCGAGATCCCAGCCGGCAGCACCGCCAGCTACGCCGAGATTGCGGCCCGCATCGGTGCGCCGCGCGCGGTGCGCGCGGTGGCGCAGGCGTGCGCGGCCAACCATCTGGCGGTGGCGATTCCCTGCCACCGCGTGGTACGCAGCGACGGCGACCTGTCAGGCTATCGCTGGGGCGTGGCGCGCAAGCGCGAGCTGCTGGAGCGCGAGGCGCAGGGCTGA
- a CDS encoding glutathione peroxidase yields MLQSREGQRVPNVAFRVREDNEWKTITTGELFDGKTVVVFSLPGAFTPTCSSTHLPRYNELAPVFARHGVDDILCVSVNDTFVMNEWAKDQESANITMIPDGNGEFTEGMGMLVDKADLGFGKRSWRYAMLVKDGVVQKMFIEPEEPGDPFKVSDADTMLAYIAPGARKPDQVVVFSKVGCSFCAKAKQLLDDNGFDYVDVPLDNKVRGKVLGAVSGEMTAPQVFINGKLIGGAEALQQYLAA; encoded by the coding sequence ATGCTGCAATCCCGCGAAGGCCAACGCGTTCCCAATGTCGCTTTCCGTGTGCGTGAAGACAACGAGTGGAAAACCATCACCACCGGCGAGCTGTTCGACGGCAAGACCGTGGTGGTGTTCTCGCTGCCCGGCGCGTTCACGCCCACCTGTTCCTCGACCCACCTGCCGCGCTACAACGAACTGGCGCCGGTGTTCGCCAGGCACGGCGTCGACGACATCCTGTGCGTGTCGGTGAACGACACCTTCGTCATGAACGAATGGGCCAAGGACCAGGAATCCGCAAACATCACCATGATTCCCGATGGCAACGGTGAATTCACCGAAGGCATGGGCATGCTGGTGGACAAGGCCGACCTGGGCTTCGGCAAGCGCAGCTGGCGCTATGCGATGCTGGTCAAGGACGGCGTGGTGCAGAAGATGTTCATCGAGCCGGAAGAGCCGGGCGACCCGTTCAAGGTGTCCGACGCCGACACCATGCTGGCCTACATTGCCCCCGGCGCGCGCAAGCCCGACCAGGTGGTGGTGTTCTCCAAGGTCGGCTGCTCGTTCTGCGCCAAGGCCAAGCAGCTGCTCGACGACAACGGCTTCGACTACGTCGACGTGCCGCTCGACAACAAGGTGCGCGGCAAGGTGCTGGGCGCCGTGTCGGGCGAGATGACCGCACCGCAGGTCTTTATCAATGGCAAGCTGATCGGCGGCGCCGAAGCGCTGCAGCAGTACCTGGCCGCCTGA
- a CDS encoding dipeptidase, protein MTRPCRLPYRHRWASLLALSLALALPAHAQTLKKPALEALTGNSPAAAKAAQADLPAFMAAAAKAEPMVAPAVAAWQSKTPLSGDNLVNVARLLGVYNRLRNEAAAIDVLGRMVALRTVREEKIAQHENPAIVEFGKMIEGMAREFGLAYRNVDNRVFEVTLPGGGKDTFGILTHADVVPAVADEWVLDDGTRLDPFRMTRIGDRLYGRGTIDDKGSIAAVLYAMKTVKESGVPLERSIRLMIETTEETGGDGMKYYRQHTTLPEYNVVLDSKYPAVVAEKGAGTLTVSFGIKAADDKRAPGPADGKGPAIVAMRGAASANAIPETATARIAGGDAAAVAAALEQARADFLRRYTPRGKFSIDVKRAGNDVDVKVTGASAHGSRPEEGVNPLPRLALFLQASGVRFAANHYLNAVRYLNDLYGLDYLGNRMDVAYRDPFMGPLTMSPTLVRERGEYVDVVTNVRMPRGRTPDELGGQITKRIFSWAATHGPVEIKYDQGNWMARDPKGAWLSTLLNIFGDTTGLEAKPVSTAGSTTAKLMPNAINFGPAMPGKKYTAHNAREYKEVADLNLDMQMFTEMLVRIGNLEKMQ, encoded by the coding sequence ATGACCCGACCTTGCCGCCTGCCGTACCGCCATCGGTGGGCATCCCTGCTGGCGCTGTCGCTCGCGCTGGCCCTTCCCGCGCACGCGCAGACGCTGAAGAAGCCGGCGCTGGAAGCCCTGACCGGCAACAGCCCGGCCGCGGCCAAGGCGGCCCAGGCCGACCTGCCGGCCTTCATGGCGGCGGCGGCCAAGGCCGAGCCGATGGTCGCGCCCGCGGTGGCGGCGTGGCAGTCGAAAACGCCGCTGTCGGGTGACAACCTGGTCAATGTCGCCCGGCTGCTGGGGGTCTACAACCGGCTGCGCAACGAGGCCGCCGCCATCGATGTGCTCGGCAGGATGGTGGCGCTGCGCACCGTGCGCGAGGAAAAGATCGCGCAGCACGAGAACCCGGCCATCGTCGAGTTCGGCAAGATGATCGAAGGCATGGCGCGCGAGTTCGGGCTGGCCTATCGCAATGTCGACAACCGCGTCTTCGAAGTGACGCTGCCCGGCGGCGGCAAGGACACCTTCGGCATCCTGACCCATGCCGACGTGGTGCCGGCGGTGGCCGACGAGTGGGTGCTGGACGACGGCACCCGGCTGGACCCGTTCCGGATGACGCGCATCGGCGACCGGCTGTACGGGCGCGGCACCATCGACGACAAGGGCTCGATCGCCGCAGTCCTGTACGCGATGAAGACCGTCAAGGAAAGCGGCGTGCCGCTCGAGCGCAGCATCCGGCTGATGATCGAAACCACCGAGGAGACCGGTGGCGACGGCATGAAGTACTACCGCCAGCACACCACGCTGCCCGAGTACAACGTGGTGCTGGACAGCAAGTATCCGGCCGTGGTGGCCGAGAAAGGCGCGGGCACGCTGACGGTCTCGTTCGGCATCAAGGCGGCCGACGACAAGCGCGCGCCCGGCCCCGCCGACGGCAAGGGCCCGGCCATCGTCGCGATGCGCGGCGCGGCCTCGGCCAACGCGATTCCCGAAACCGCCACCGCCCGCATCGCCGGCGGCGATGCCGCGGCGGTGGCTGCCGCGCTGGAACAGGCGCGCGCGGATTTCCTGCGCCGCTATACGCCGCGCGGCAAGTTCTCGATCGACGTCAAGCGCGCCGGCAACGATGTCGACGTCAAGGTCACCGGCGCCTCTGCGCACGGCTCGCGGCCGGAAGAAGGCGTGAACCCGCTGCCGCGGCTGGCGCTGTTCCTGCAGGCCAGCGGCGTGCGCTTTGCCGCAAACCACTACCTGAACGCGGTGCGCTACCTGAACGACCTGTACGGGCTGGACTACCTTGGCAACCGCATGGACGTGGCCTACCGCGATCCCTTCATGGGGCCGCTGACCATGTCGCCCACGCTGGTGCGCGAGCGCGGCGAATACGTCGACGTGGTCACCAATGTGCGCATGCCGCGCGGGCGCACGCCGGACGAACTGGGCGGCCAGATCACCAAGCGCATTTTCAGCTGGGCCGCCACCCATGGGCCGGTCGAGATCAAGTACGACCAGGGCAACTGGATGGCGCGCGATCCCAAGGGCGCGTGGCTGTCGACGCTGCTGAACATCTTTGGCGATACCACCGGGCTCGAAGCCAAGCCGGTCTCCACCGCCGGCAGCACCACCGCCAAGCTGATGCCCAACGCCATCAACTTCGGGCCGGCCATGCCGGGCAAGAAGTACACCGCGCACAACGCGCGCGAGTACAAGGAAGTGGCCGACCTCAATCTCGATATGCAGATGTTCACCGAGATGCTGGTGCGTATCGGGAATCTGGAAAAGATGCAGTAA